A stretch of the Paenibacillus dendritiformis genome encodes the following:
- a CDS encoding stalk domain-containing protein, giving the protein MKSWKKLFVTCLAAIQLITMVPVLAAAEGDGSAVGGTEAAVESQQQGDITAEEPDGDGSGENPDTADPEMTEQDTVTPDPAAGIAGMDELILMANSNVMYHNGVKYTSPQPITVKKGVSYIALRSLVDRFGLQTRFDNKTKETIITNGDKELRYKAGSDQYRVNGSPTKMSGESYIVKNTFMVPVTSAMQAFGYPYTWDSKNKRIVIQLNTQPIAKFSVNEEEIFATQTRVTVKNESTSPTGLKIVDEQWEGLQEYYDEPGVYTITLRVVDERGNISEPYSVNITVQPAKEPPKAHFQTPKTTYKMGEYIRYEDLSTDKEDSITERVWTNNEPAFFQPGPQTITLKVTNKFGLTDEYSQTIMISDETLYTFDEFNLLYTPYGEVFPLGARSVLDMKLLQPEVKEERRTLYRTNSPETVLEEGIVYKDRVAGGARIFLHHKNGTDKKMQLYVVAKNISDDPATVYVEHYGQAGPNPYPQQTGKLASVRYMESFEKTGEINELVLQPNETRVLTPQLNERAMRPGDIYTMYADFFGDNTLEYSVIALEDSKDVMKELNKLKELKPDGKHIRGTFNNADRVFTIGERVGETASRLVFADKTNDTYIEGSDMMTYEKQVNAGNYGVLYRVKLENVAPHTLIAFNSRGGSYSGGLYVNGQTVTTPNNGRLSSTGEASVVYRTGAYEETVEILFTPAAGSNMPVNLLFIPLPKEKPAE; this is encoded by the coding sequence ATGAAATCTTGGAAAAAGCTATTTGTTACTTGCTTGGCAGCAATACAACTTATCACGATGGTTCCCGTCTTGGCTGCGGCAGAAGGAGACGGCAGCGCAGTAGGAGGAACGGAAGCGGCCGTCGAATCCCAACAGCAAGGCGACATTACAGCTGAAGAGCCGGACGGAGATGGAAGCGGGGAGAACCCGGATACAGCGGACCCGGAGATGACGGAGCAGGACACGGTTACCCCGGATCCCGCAGCCGGCATTGCCGGCATGGATGAGCTCATCCTGATGGCGAACAGCAATGTGATGTATCATAACGGCGTTAAATATACCTCTCCACAGCCGATTACCGTCAAAAAGGGCGTTTCTTATATAGCTCTCCGGTCCTTGGTGGATCGGTTCGGATTGCAGACCCGATTCGACAATAAGACCAAGGAAACGATTATTACGAACGGAGACAAGGAATTGCGCTATAAAGCGGGCAGCGATCAATACCGGGTGAACGGTTCCCCGACCAAGATGAGCGGGGAATCTTATATTGTCAAAAACACGTTCATGGTGCCGGTAACGTCCGCAATGCAGGCCTTTGGCTATCCATATACATGGGACAGCAAGAACAAGCGGATCGTGATTCAGTTGAACACGCAACCGATTGCCAAATTCAGCGTAAATGAAGAGGAGATTTTCGCGACGCAGACCCGCGTGACGGTCAAGAACGAATCCACGAGCCCAACCGGGTTGAAGATAGTCGATGAACAGTGGGAAGGGCTTCAGGAGTATTATGATGAGCCTGGCGTTTATACGATTACCCTTCGGGTCGTCGACGAGCGCGGCAACATAAGCGAACCGTACTCTGTCAATATTACAGTCCAGCCGGCGAAGGAACCGCCGAAGGCGCACTTCCAGACGCCTAAGACCACCTATAAAATGGGGGAGTACATCCGTTACGAAGATTTGAGCACGGACAAAGAGGATTCCATCACGGAACGGGTATGGACGAACAATGAGCCGGCGTTTTTCCAACCGGGGCCGCAGACGATTACGCTCAAGGTGACAAATAAGTTCGGGCTGACGGATGAGTATTCCCAGACCATCATGATCTCGGATGAAACACTGTACACCTTCGACGAGTTCAACCTGCTCTACACTCCGTACGGGGAAGTGTTCCCGCTTGGCGCTCGTTCCGTATTGGATATGAAGCTGCTTCAGCCGGAAGTGAAGGAAGAGCGACGGACACTGTACCGCACGAATTCTCCGGAGACCGTGCTTGAGGAAGGAATCGTGTACAAAGATCGCGTTGCTGGCGGCGCCCGCATTTTCCTCCATCACAAAAATGGAACCGACAAGAAGATGCAGCTCTATGTGGTTGCGAAAAACATATCCGATGATCCGGCTACCGTCTATGTGGAGCATTACGGCCAAGCTGGACCGAATCCGTATCCGCAGCAGACCGGGAAGCTCGCATCGGTTCGCTACATGGAATCGTTCGAGAAGACAGGAGAAATCAATGAGTTGGTGCTTCAGCCGAACGAGACCCGGGTACTGACACCGCAATTGAACGAGCGTGCGATGAGACCAGGGGATATCTATACGATGTACGCCGATTTCTTCGGCGACAATACGTTAGAATATTCGGTCATAGCCCTGGAAGATTCGAAGGATGTTATGAAGGAACTCAACAAGCTGAAAGAGCTTAAGCCAGATGGCAAGCATATCCGAGGCACGTTCAACAATGCGGATCGCGTCTTCACGATCGGCGAGCGGGTAGGAGAAACCGCCTCCCGTCTCGTCTTTGCCGACAAGACAAATGACACGTACATTGAAGGTTCGGATATGATGACCTATGAGAAACAGGTGAACGCCGGCAACTATGGCGTATTGTACCGTGTCAAGCTCGAAAATGTGGCGCCGCACACGTTGATCGCCTTCAACTCTCGCGGCGGCTCCTACTCGGGCGGTTTGTATGTGAATGGACAGACCGTGACCACCCCGAATAACGGAAGATTGAGCAGTACGGGCGAAGCCAGCGTCGTCTACCGGACCGGAGCTTACGAGGAGACGGT
- a CDS encoding YhbD family protein: protein MDEQLISKKELLDLTGISYGQLYRWKRKNLIPEAWFIRKSTHTGQETFFPKDKILERIDKIINMKEDLSLDELADMFSPHVASTALSKAEIIGRGLVTPMALQVYTEQLGDAEAFSFEKLLHIYVLDRMLQSGDMSLEEGMLLLQLLQEHYGKFEGKDCDLVLIRKMGISTLLLVSSPDDICVDGGAKLVTRLSLSSCLQELKLKLT, encoded by the coding sequence ATGGACGAACAATTGATTTCAAAAAAAGAATTGCTCGATCTGACCGGGATCTCTTATGGGCAGCTGTACCGGTGGAAGCGCAAAAATCTGATACCGGAAGCGTGGTTCATCCGGAAGTCTACCCACACCGGCCAAGAGACTTTTTTTCCAAAAGACAAAATATTGGAGCGCATCGATAAAATCATCAATATGAAAGAGGATTTGTCGCTAGATGAATTGGCAGACATGTTCTCGCCGCATGTCGCCAGCACTGCACTCAGCAAGGCCGAAATTATCGGCCGCGGTCTCGTGACGCCGATGGCGCTTCAGGTGTACACCGAGCAATTGGGCGATGCCGAAGCTTTTTCATTTGAAAAGCTGCTGCACATCTACGTGCTCGATCGGATGCTCCAATCTGGCGATATGAGTCTGGAGGAAGGCATGCTGCTGCTTCAGCTGCTGCAGGAGCATTATGGCAAGTTCGAAGGGAAGGATTGCGATCTAGTACTGATCCGCAAAATGGGCATTAGCACACTGCTCCTCGTCTCCAGCCCGGATGATATCTGCGTGGATGGCGGAGCAAAGCTCGTGACCCGCCTATCTCTCTCCAGCTGCTTGCAAGAATTGAAACTCAAACTTACGTAA